In Pannonibacter sp. XCT-53, the sequence AGGCCATCGCCATCGGCGGCACCCATGGCAAGACGACCACCACCTCGCTGATCGCCGCGCTGCTGGAGGCCGGAGGCTTCGATCCGACCGTGATCAACGGCGGGATCATCAATGCCTATGGCACCAATGCGCGTATGGGCGCGGGCGAATGGATGGTGGTCGAGGCGGACGAGAGCGATGGCACCTTCGTCAAGCTGCCGGCCGACGTCGCCGTCGTCACCAACATCGACCCGGAACATCTCGACCACTACGGCGACTTCGCCGGGGTCCGCGCGGCCTTCCGCCATTTCGTCGAGAACGTGCCCTTCTACGGCTTTGCCGTGATGTGCCTCGATCACCCGGAAGTCCAGTCGCTGGTCGGCCAGATCGAGGACAAGCGCATCGTCACCTATGGCACCAACCCGCAGGCCGATGTCCGCTTCGTCGACGTGCGCTTCGAGGGAGGCAAGTCGCATTTCAGCGTGCGCTTCCAGAACCGCCGCTCGGGCGCGAGCGAGGTGCTCGATGACCTGGTGCTGCCGATGCCTGGGCTGCACAATGTCTCCAACGCCACGGCCGCCATTGCGGTCGCCAACCGGCTCGGCATCGCGGGCGCGGCGATCCGCAAGGGCCTGGCCGGCTTCAGCGGCGTCAAGCGGCGCTTCACCCACACCGGCAGCTGGAACGGTGTCGACGTGTTCGACGACTACGGGCATCACCCGGTCGAGATCCGCGCCGTGCTGAAGGCCGCGCGGGAGGCGACTGCGGGCCGGGTCATCGCCCTGGTCCAGCCGCACCGCTACACGCGTCTTGCCAGCCTGTTCGACGATTTCTCCACCTGCTTCAACGATGCCGACACGGTGATCGTCGCCCCGGTCTATGCGGCCGGCGAGCAGCCGATCGAGGGCGTCAACCGGGACAGCCTGGTCAGCGGCCTGAAGATCCATGGCCACCGCTCGGTGCTGGCGCTCGAAGGGCCGGAGGCCCTGGCGGGGATCATCGCCGAGATCGCCCGGCCGGGCGACTATGTCGTCTGCCTGGGCGCCGGCAACATCACCCAGTGGGCGCATGCGCTGCCTGGCCAGCTCGAGGCGCTGGGGCAGGGGGCGAAGGCGTGAGTCCGGATCGTCTCCTGATCCGCCTCGGCGCCGCGATCCACGGCATTCGTGGCCGGGTCTCGGGCGATGCCCCGCTCTCCTCCGTCACGTGGCTGCGTGCGGGCGGGCCGGCCAGCGTGCTGTTCCAGCCGGCCGACGAGGAGGATCTTGCCAGCTTCCTGCAGCAGCTGCCCGACGACGTGCCGGTGCTCGTCATCGGTCTCGGCTCCAATCTCTTGATCCGCGATGGTGGCTTTGACGGCGTCGTCATCCGCCTCACCGGCAAGGGCTTCGGCGCGATTGACCGTGCTGGCGAGACGGGCATTCGCGCCGGTGCCGCCGTTCCCGACAAGCGCCTCGCCGAGTTTGCGGCCGAAGCCGGTCTTGGCGGCTTTGCCTTCTATGCCGGCATTCCGGGGGCGGTCGGCGGCGCGCTGCGCATGAATGCCGGTGCCCATGGCACAGAGACCCGCGACCGGGTGGTCGAGGTCACGGCCATCGACCGGCAGGGCCGGCGTCACGTCTTGTCCCTGGCCGACATGGGCTATGCCTATCGCCACTCTTCGGCGCCCGCCGACCTGATCTTCACCTCGGCCCTGTTCGAGGGCGTGCCGACGCCCGTCGAGACGATCCGGGCGGAGATGGCGGAGGTGACGGCGCACCGCGAGAAGGCGCAGCCGATCCGCGAGAAGACCGGGGGCTCCACGTTCAAGAACCCGGAGGGCACCTCGGCCTGGAAGGTCATCGATGCGGCAGGATGTCGCGGCCTGACCATCGGCGGGGCGCAGATGTCGCAGATGCACTGCAACTTCATGATCAACACCGGCACCGCCACGGGCCATGATCTGGAGCTTCTGGGCGAGACAGTGCGCCGGCGGGTGCGCGAAACCTCGGGCATCCTGCTGGAATGGGAGATCAAGCGCCTGGGCGCTTTCCTGCCCGGACAGGCGGTGACACCCTTCCTCGACTGACGGAGTTGTTAACAGGTTTGACCCGGGTGCGGCGCGGCTGCCCCCGGGTTAACGCAATCCTTAACGCCTTGGTTAACGTTTCCTTACCAATTTGCTGCGCATTCTCGGCGTGAAACACGTGTACGGGTGAGTCGCGGCAAATGACGGGTAAACATGTAGCGGTGCTGATGGGTGGTTGGGCGCACGAGCGGCCTGTCAGCCTTTCATCGGGCAACGCCTGTGCCGAGGCGCTGGAATCGCGCGGCTTTCGCGTGACCCGCGTGGATGTCGGTCGCGATGTCGCCGCGCGCCTGGCCGACCTGCGCCCCGACGTTGCCTTCAACGCCCTGCATGGCCCCTTCGGCGAGGACGGCTGCATCCAGGGTGTGCTGGAAATCCTCGGCATTCCCTACACCCATTCGGGGGTGATGGCCTCCGCACTCGCCATGAACAAGGTCAAGGCCAAGGCCGTGATGGCGGCTGCGGGCGTTCCCGTGACGCGCCATGTGGTCGTCAACCGGCACGACATCGGCCGCGAGCATCCGATCGAGCCGCCCTATGTGCTGAAGCCGATCAACGAGGGGTCCAGTTTCGGTGTCCTGATCGTCAAGGCCGATGCGCCGCATCCGCCGCAGGAACTTTACCGCCCCGACTGGCCCTATGCCGACATCCTGATGTGCGAAACCTACATTCCCGGGCGCGAACTCACCTGCGCGGTGATGGGCGACCGGGTGCTTGGCGTTATTGACATTGTGCCAAAAGGACACGGTTTCTACGATTATGAAGCCAAGTATGCGAAAGGTGGGTCTGACCACATCCTTCCTGCAAAAATTTCACCCTTTGTTTACCAAGAAGTACAGAAACTTACCCTGACGGCGCATCGTGCGCTCGGATGCCGGGGTGTTTCTCGGGCGGATTTCCGCTTCGACGAGCAGCCGGACGGCTCCGGGGCCCTGATCTGTCTTGAGGTTAACACTCAACCCGGAATGACCCCGACCTCTCTGGTCCCGGAACTCGCCGCCCACGAGGGCATGAGTTTCGGAGACCTCGTCACCTGGATGGTGGAGGACGCAAGTTGCTCTCGCTGAGGCGCAAGGCCAAGGAAGATACTGCTTTTCCGCTCGAGGCGGAGCTCGCACCGCGCGGGCGCGGTGTCGCGCGCCTGCATCAGCGGCCGCTGTGGCGTCAGGCCGGGCGGCTGGCGGAGCTGCCGCGCGGGACGGGATCCGTCGCCGCCGTTGCCTTCCTTGCCGCCACGATCACCTATGGCGTCATTCTCGGCGGCTATGGCCGCATGGTCTCCGAGGCGCTGATCAGCGCCGCCGGGTTCGGCATCGAGACCGTGAAGCTGTCGGGCCAGCGCGAGACCAGCGATTACCAGATCCTCTCGACCCTCGGCATCGAGGACGGGGCGTCGATGGTGATGTTCGATGTCGACGGGGCCCGCGAGCGCCTGACCCAGATCCCGTGGATCAAGTCCGCCTCGGTCATGAAGCTCTATCCCAACACCCTCAAGGTGACGGTGGAGGAGCGCATCCCTTTTGCCTTGTGGCAGCGCGGGACGACGGTCTCGATCATCAACGAGCAGGGTGACGTCATCACCGATCAGGTCGACGGCCGCTACGCCAACCTGCTGCTGGTGGTGAACGAGGGGGCGCAGAAGCGCGCCGGCGAGATCATTGCCGCGCTGGACAAGGTGCCGGTGCTGCGCCCGCGCGTGCGCGCCGCCTTCCTGGTCAGCAACCGCCGCTGGGACCTGATGCTCGAGAACGGCATCACCGTGCGCCTGCCGGAGAACGGCATGGACGTGGCGCTGGCCGAGCTGGTTGAAATGGACGCCAGCACCGCGCTGCTGACGCGCGACATCGCCGCCGTCGACCTGCGTCTGGCGGACCGGGTGGTGGTCCGCCTCACCGACGAGGCGGCCGAGCGGCGCCGCGAAAGCCTCGAGGGCAAGGACCGCGTTGCCAAGCGGGGGGCGAACACATGAGCCGTCATGGAACCGCCCTCTACCTGCCGCGCATGCGCCCCCTGCCGGGGCGTCGTGCCGTTGTCATGTCTGTCCTTGATGTCGGCTCGACCAAGATCTGCTGCCTGATTGCCAAGCTGACCCCGCGCGAGGGATCGGACGTGCTGGCCGGTCGCTCGCATGCGGTCGAGGTGCTGGGCTACGGCTACCAGCGCTCGCGCGGGATCAAGTCGGGCGTGGTCGTCGACATGGATGCGGCCGAGCAGGCGATCCGTCTTGCCGTGGATGCGGCCGAACGGATGGCCGGCGTCACGGTTGAATCGGTCATTGCCAATGTGTCCTGCGGGCGACTGCAGAGCGAAATCTTCAGCGCCACCGTGCCATTAGCTGGCGAATCTGTCACAGAGGCAGACATCCAGCGGGTTCTGGTGGCCGGTTCGTCGCATTCCGCAACGGAAGGTCGTGCGGTGACGCATGCCCTGCCGATTTCCTATTCGCTGGACGGCAACCGCGGCATCCGCGACCCGCGCGGCATGATGGGCCTCAAGCTCGGGGTCGACATGCAGGTGGTGACGACGGAAGTGCCGCCGGTCCGCAATCTGGAGCTCTGCATCAACCGCGGGCATCTCCAGGTGGAAACGCTGGTGGCGACGCCCTTCGCCAGCGGCCTCTCGACCATCGTGGACGACGAGGCGGAACTGGGCGTGGCCTGCATCGACATGGGCGGCGGCACAACCACGCTGTCCGTGTTCGTTGAAGGCCAGATGGTCCATCTGGATGCCATCGCCGTGGGCGGGCAGCATGTCACCACCGACATCGCGCGCGCCTTTGCCACCCGGCTCACCGATGCCGAGCGGCTGAAGACCCTCCACGGATCGGCGCTGTCCACCAGCGTCGACGACCGGGACATGCTGACCATTCCGCCCGTCGAGGGCGAGGGGGATCTGCCCAACCAGATCCCGCGGTCGGCGCTGACCCGGGTGATCCGTCCCCGCGTCGAGGAGATCCTCGAGCTGGTGCGGGACCGCCTGACGGCCTCCGGTTTCGCCGGGCGCGTGGGCAAGCAGATCGTGCTGACCGGTGGCGCAAGCCAGCTCACCGGCCTCAGCGACGTGGCGCGCCGGATTATTGGCCGGAACGTCCGTCTGGGCAGGCCGCTCGGCGTGGCGGGTCTGCCCGAGGCAGCCAAGGGTCCGGCCTTCGCCGCGTCCGTTGGCCTGCTCATCTATCCGCAGGTGTCCCAGATCGAGCAGTTCCAACCGAAGTACAAGCGGTCTGGGTGGGGCGGAAACCAGGGATACCTGGCCCGTGTGGGCCAGTGGATCAGGGAAAGCTTCTGACGCGGGACGCCGCGTCGGGAACGGGGTAGCCGGAAACGGCGCACACAAGGGAAGAACTGGGCCCCCGAGAATCGGGTGCCCTTAGAGGGTCGCGAGGAACTAATGACCATCAACCTGAAGATGCCTGACATTCAGGAGCTGAAGCCGAGGATCACGGTTTTCGGCGTCGGCGGGGCTGGCGGCAATGCCGTCAACAACATGATTTCGGCCGGCCTGCAGGGCTGTGACTTCGTCGTCGCCAACACCGACGCGCAGGCTCTGGCCATGAACCATGCCGAACGCCTGATCCAGATGGGCGTGGCGGTGACCGAAGGCCTCGGCGCCGGGTCGCAGCCGGAAGTCGGCTGCGCGGCCGCAGAGGAGGTGATCGACGAGATCAACGATCACCTGTCCGGCTCGCACATGGTGTTCATCACCGCCGGCATGGGCGGTGGCACCGGCACGGGTGCAGCTCCCGTCATCGCACGGGCGGCCCGCCAGCAGGGTATACTGACGGTAGGTGTGGTCACCAAGCCGTTCCAGTTCGAGGGCGCGCGCCGCATGCGCATCGCCGAAGCCGGTATCCAGGAACTGCAGCGGAACGTCGACACGCTGATCGTCATTCCGAACCAGAACCTGTTCCGCATCGCCAACGCCCAGACGACCTTCGCCGACGCCTTCGCGATGGCTGACCAGGTGCTCTACTCGGGTGTGGCCTGCATCACCGACCTGATGGTCAAGGAAGGCCTCATCAACCTCGACTTTGCCGACGTGCGCTCGATCATGCGCGGCATGGGCAAGGCGATGATGGGCACCGGCGAGGCCTCCGGCGACAAGCGCGCCCAGCAGGCGGCCGAGGCTGCGATCGCCAATCCGCTGCTCGACGAAACCTCGATGAAGGGCGCCAAGGGCCTGCTCATCTCGATCACGGGCGGCAATGACCTGACCCTGTTCGAGGTTGACGAAGCCGCGACCCGCATCCGCGAGGAAGTCGATTCCGACGCCAACATCATCCTGGGTGCCACCTTCGACGAGAGCCTGAACGGCATCATCCGCGTGTCGGTCGTCGCCACCGGCATCGACAAGGAGCAGACCCTGGGAAACGCTGACATGAACGTCATGACGGCTCCGCGCGTGGACAGCGTGCAGAAGCCGATCGTGACGTCCGCGGCCCGTCCCGTGGAGGCGCGTCCTGCCGCGCCGGTGAGCTCCTTCCAGCAGGATGCAGCCTCGCGCGCGCTGGCCAGCCTCGAGCGTGAACTCTCCCTGCCGGAGCCGACCGCCGTTGCTGCCGCCTCCGACCCGGAAGTCGAGATCAAGGCCTTTCGCCCGGCTCCCGACATGATGACGTCGAAGATCCCGGCCACCGACCTCGGCGAGCCCGTCCAGGTGCCGCTGCCGGCCGAAGCGCCGATCAGCCGCCCGTACATCCCGCCAGTCGCCGAGCAGCCGGTCGCCAACCCGCGCATGCCGCGCGTGGAAGACTTCCCGCCGATCGCCCAGCGTGAGCTGCGCGCCCAGGCCGCCCGCGTGCAGGAACCGGCTCCCCAGCCGCAGATGCAGCCGGAGCCGGTCCAGCCGCACCTCGAGGACGATCACGCCGACGAACGCCGCCCGATGGGGCTGCTGCGCCGGCTGGCCTCGGGCCTGTCGCGCCACGTCGAGCCTGAGGATGTCGCCCCGGAAGCGCCGGTCCAGCCGCGCGTTGCCGCACCGGCGGCCGCTGCCCCGCAGCCGCAGATGCGTCCGGCTCCGCGCATGCCCCAGATGGCTCCGGCCCCGCGTCCCCAGATGGGCGCCGCCGGCCAGCTGGACGCGACCGGTCGTGCGCCGGCCCGCCCGCATGCGCACAGCGACGAAGACCAGCTCGAGATCCCGGCGTTCCTGCGTCGCCAGTCGAACTGAGTCGGTCCGATACGGCGTACCCCCTTCCCTGCGGAGCGGCCCGGTGGTTTCACCGGGTCGTTTCCGTTTGTTGCAAAGGGTCGGGCTTGCGCCATATGACCAAGCGAAATCAATGGCTTGTGACAGGCGTCGTCGTTACAAAGCGTAATAAAGCTTTATTTCGGGG encodes:
- the murC gene encoding UDP-N-acetylmuramate--L-alanine ligase, which encodes MKMPRELGPVHFVGIGGIGMSGIAEVLHMLGYTVQGSDMSESANVQRLREKGIPVFIGHAAENLGAAEVLVVSSAIKRDNPELIAAREKLIPVVRRAEMLAELMRFKQAIAIGGTHGKTTTTSLIAALLEAGGFDPTVINGGIINAYGTNARMGAGEWMVVEADESDGTFVKLPADVAVVTNIDPEHLDHYGDFAGVRAAFRHFVENVPFYGFAVMCLDHPEVQSLVGQIEDKRIVTYGTNPQADVRFVDVRFEGGKSHFSVRFQNRRSGASEVLDDLVLPMPGLHNVSNATAAIAVANRLGIAGAAIRKGLAGFSGVKRRFTHTGSWNGVDVFDDYGHHPVEIRAVLKAAREATAGRVIALVQPHRYTRLASLFDDFSTCFNDADTVIVAPVYAAGEQPIEGVNRDSLVSGLKIHGHRSVLALEGPEALAGIIAEIARPGDYVVCLGAGNITQWAHALPGQLEALGQGAKA
- the murB gene encoding UDP-N-acetylmuramate dehydrogenase yields the protein MSPDRLLIRLGAAIHGIRGRVSGDAPLSSVTWLRAGGPASVLFQPADEEDLASFLQQLPDDVPVLVIGLGSNLLIRDGGFDGVVIRLTGKGFGAIDRAGETGIRAGAAVPDKRLAEFAAEAGLGGFAFYAGIPGAVGGALRMNAGAHGTETRDRVVEVTAIDRQGRRHVLSLADMGYAYRHSSAPADLIFTSALFEGVPTPVETIRAEMAEVTAHREKAQPIREKTGGSTFKNPEGTSAWKVIDAAGCRGLTIGGAQMSQMHCNFMINTGTATGHDLELLGETVRRRVRETSGILLEWEIKRLGAFLPGQAVTPFLD
- a CDS encoding D-alanine--D-alanine ligase yields the protein MTGKHVAVLMGGWAHERPVSLSSGNACAEALESRGFRVTRVDVGRDVAARLADLRPDVAFNALHGPFGEDGCIQGVLEILGIPYTHSGVMASALAMNKVKAKAVMAAAGVPVTRHVVVNRHDIGREHPIEPPYVLKPINEGSSFGVLIVKADAPHPPQELYRPDWPYADILMCETYIPGRELTCAVMGDRVLGVIDIVPKGHGFYDYEAKYAKGGSDHILPAKISPFVYQEVQKLTLTAHRALGCRGVSRADFRFDEQPDGSGALICLEVNTQPGMTPTSLVPELAAHEGMSFGDLVTWMVEDASCSR
- a CDS encoding cell division protein FtsQ/DivIB; this encodes MLSLRRKAKEDTAFPLEAELAPRGRGVARLHQRPLWRQAGRLAELPRGTGSVAAVAFLAATITYGVILGGYGRMVSEALISAAGFGIETVKLSGQRETSDYQILSTLGIEDGASMVMFDVDGARERLTQIPWIKSASVMKLYPNTLKVTVEERIPFALWQRGTTVSIINEQGDVITDQVDGRYANLLLVVNEGAQKRAGEIIAALDKVPVLRPRVRAAFLVSNRRWDLMLENGITVRLPENGMDVALAELVEMDASTALLTRDIAAVDLRLADRVVVRLTDEAAERRRESLEGKDRVAKRGANT
- the ftsA gene encoding cell division protein FtsA; this translates as MSRHGTALYLPRMRPLPGRRAVVMSVLDVGSTKICCLIAKLTPREGSDVLAGRSHAVEVLGYGYQRSRGIKSGVVVDMDAAEQAIRLAVDAAERMAGVTVESVIANVSCGRLQSEIFSATVPLAGESVTEADIQRVLVAGSSHSATEGRAVTHALPISYSLDGNRGIRDPRGMMGLKLGVDMQVVTTEVPPVRNLELCINRGHLQVETLVATPFASGLSTIVDDEAELGVACIDMGGGTTTLSVFVEGQMVHLDAIAVGGQHVTTDIARAFATRLTDAERLKTLHGSALSTSVDDRDMLTIPPVEGEGDLPNQIPRSALTRVIRPRVEEILELVRDRLTASGFAGRVGKQIVLTGGASQLTGLSDVARRIIGRNVRLGRPLGVAGLPEAAKGPAFAASVGLLIYPQVSQIEQFQPKYKRSGWGGNQGYLARVGQWIRESF
- the ftsZ gene encoding cell division protein FtsZ produces the protein MTINLKMPDIQELKPRITVFGVGGAGGNAVNNMISAGLQGCDFVVANTDAQALAMNHAERLIQMGVAVTEGLGAGSQPEVGCAAAEEVIDEINDHLSGSHMVFITAGMGGGTGTGAAPVIARAARQQGILTVGVVTKPFQFEGARRMRIAEAGIQELQRNVDTLIVIPNQNLFRIANAQTTFADAFAMADQVLYSGVACITDLMVKEGLINLDFADVRSIMRGMGKAMMGTGEASGDKRAQQAAEAAIANPLLDETSMKGAKGLLISITGGNDLTLFEVDEAATRIREEVDSDANIILGATFDESLNGIIRVSVVATGIDKEQTLGNADMNVMTAPRVDSVQKPIVTSAARPVEARPAAPVSSFQQDAASRALASLERELSLPEPTAVAAASDPEVEIKAFRPAPDMMTSKIPATDLGEPVQVPLPAEAPISRPYIPPVAEQPVANPRMPRVEDFPPIAQRELRAQAARVQEPAPQPQMQPEPVQPHLEDDHADERRPMGLLRRLASGLSRHVEPEDVAPEAPVQPRVAAPAAAAPQPQMRPAPRMPQMAPAPRPQMGAAGQLDATGRAPARPHAHSDEDQLEIPAFLRRQSN